In one window of Tachypleus tridentatus isolate NWPU-2018 chromosome 2, ASM421037v1, whole genome shotgun sequence DNA:
- the LOC143244104 gene encoding nuclear transcription factor Y subunit beta-like isoform X2 — MKAAIPRTGKIAKDAKECVQECVSEFVSFITSEASERCHQEKRKTINGEDILFAMSTLGFDNYVEPLKLYLQKYREAMKGEKNMGVGQGTDSSLDGLGEENFSTQTLTGEILGEDQNGQQSVIYATAYPAQVQFG; from the exons ATGAAAGCTGCTATTCCAAGAACAGGAAAG ATAGCTAAAGATGCCAAAGAGTGTGTACAAGAATGTGTATCAGAGTTTGTGAGTTTTATAACCAGCGA AGCAAGTGAAAGATGCCACCaggaaaagagaaaaacaattaatGGAGAAGACATCCTCTTTGCTATGTCCACTCTAGGGTTTGACAACTATGTTGAACCTCTGAAACTGTATCTACAGAAGTACAGAGAA GCTATGAAGGGGGAAAAAAACATGGGTGTTGGACAAGGAACAGACTCATCACTAGATGGACTTGGTGAAGAAAACTTCT CAACTCAGACTTTGACTGGTGAAATTCTGGGAGAAGATCAGAATGGCCAACAGAGTGTAATATATGCTACAGCATACCCTGCTCAg GTACAGTTTGGATAA
- the LOC143244104 gene encoding nuclear transcription factor Y subunit beta-like isoform X1, protein MERAENGGDLSDSFLTGGGPYIVHAEGTDGEDGLGIADIDQGEDGKYTEPLREQDRFLPIANVARIMKAAIPRTGKIAKDAKECVQECVSEFVSFITSEASERCHQEKRKTINGEDILFAMSTLGFDNYVEPLKLYLQKYREAMKGEKNMGVGQGTDSSLDGLGEENFSTQTLTGEILGEDQNGQQSVIYATAYPAQVQFG, encoded by the exons ATGGAACGTGCAGAGAATGGTGGGGACCTTAGTGATTCTTTTTTGACTGGAGGTGGGCCTTACATTGTCCATGCAGAAG gtaCTGATGGAGAAGATGGTTTAGGTATTGCAGATATTGACCAGGGGGAGGATGGAAAATATACTGAACCTTTAAGGGAACAG GATCGATTTCTACCTATTGCCAATGTTGCAAGAATAATGAAAGCTGCTATTCCAAGAACAGGAAAG ATAGCTAAAGATGCCAAAGAGTGTGTACAAGAATGTGTATCAGAGTTTGTGAGTTTTATAACCAGCGA AGCAAGTGAAAGATGCCACCaggaaaagagaaaaacaattaatGGAGAAGACATCCTCTTTGCTATGTCCACTCTAGGGTTTGACAACTATGTTGAACCTCTGAAACTGTATCTACAGAAGTACAGAGAA GCTATGAAGGGGGAAAAAAACATGGGTGTTGGACAAGGAACAGACTCATCACTAGATGGACTTGGTGAAGAAAACTTCT CAACTCAGACTTTGACTGGTGAAATTCTGGGAGAAGATCAGAATGGCCAACAGAGTGTAATATATGCTACAGCATACCCTGCTCAg GTACAGTTTGGATAA
- the LOC143244105 gene encoding protein transport protein Sec61 subunit alpha-like, giving the protein MGIKFLEVIKPFCGILPEVAKPERKIQFREKVLWTAITLFIFLVCCQIPLFGIMSSDSADPFYWIRVILASNRGTLMELGISPIVTSSLIMQLLSGAKIIEVGDTPKDRALFNGAQKLFGMVITVGQAIVYVMTGMYGDPSDIGAGICLLIIIQLVVAFLIVLLLDELLQKGYGLGSGISLFIATNICETIVWKAFSPATVNTGRGTEFEGAIIALFHLLATRQDKVRGLREAFYRQNLPNLMNLMATVLVFGIVIYFQGFRVDLPIKSARYRGQYSSYPIKLFYTSNIPIILQSALVSNLYVISQMLAVKFSGNFFVNLLGVWGDVGGGGPARAYPVGGLCYYLSPPETLGHILEDPIHAILYIVFMLGSCAFFSKTWIEVSGSSAKDVAKQLKEQQMVMRGHREKSMIHELNRYIPTAAAFGGLCIGALSVLADFLGAIGSGTGILLAVTIIYQYFEIFVKEQSEMGGMSTLLF; this is encoded by the exons ATGGGAA ttAAGTTTCTTGAAGTGATTAAACCATTTTGTGGAATTCTCCCAGAAGTTGCTAAACCTGAACGAAAA attcaGTTCAGAGAAAAAGTGCTATGGACTGCTATTAcgttattcatatttttagtttgttgtcag attCCACTATTTGGAATCATGTCTTCCGATTCAGCAGATCCATTTTACTGGATTAGAGTAATCCTGGCTTCTAATCGAGGAACCCTCATGGAACTGGGAATATCCCCCATTGTAACTTCTAGTTTAATCATGCAACTTTTATCGGGGGCAAAGATCATTGAAGTGGGTGACACCCCAAAGGATCGAGCTTTGTTCAATGGAGCGCAAAAAT TATTTGGTATGGTGATAACAGTTGGACAAGCCATTGTGTATGTTATGACGGGTATGTATGGAGACCCTTCAGACATTGGAGCTGGGATCTGTCTTCTAATCATCATCCAG CTCGTTGTTGCCTTCCTGATTGTTCTCTTACTCGACGAGCTGTTACAGAAGGGCTATGGCCTCGGCTCTGGTATTTCTCTCTTTATTGCCACCAACATCTGTGAAACCATTGTTTGGAAGGCTTTTAGTCCTGCAACAGTCAACACTGGACGAG GTACTGAATTTGAAGGAGCCATCATTGCTCTATTCCATCTGCTGGCTACCCGTCAAGACAAAGTTCGGGGCCTGAGAGAAGCTTTCTATCGTCAGAACTTGCCCAACTTGATGAACTTGATGGCAACAGTCCTAGTGTTTGGAATTGTCATTTACTTCCAG GGTTTCAGAGTGGATCTGCCTATCAAGTCTGCTCGCTACCGAGGACAATACAGCTCCTATCCAATCAAGCTTTTCTACACATCCAACATTCCCATCATCCTCCAGTCAGCACTGGTATCCAATTTGTATGTCATATCTCAG ATGCTGGCAGTAAAGTTTAGTGGGAACTTCTTTGTTAACCTACTCGGTGTATGGGGA GATGTGGGTGGAGGTGGACCTGCTAGAGCTTACCCAGTGGGTGGTTTATGTTACTATCTGTCACCACCTGAGACCTTAGGCCACATCCTGGAAGATCCCATTCATGCAATTTTGTACATTGTCTTCATGCTTGGATCATGTGCTTTCTTCTCCAAGACCTGGATCGAAGTATCTGGATCCAGTGCAAAAGAT GTTGCTAAGCAGCTAAAAGAACAGCAAATGGTCATGAGAGGACATCGAGAAAAGTCGATGATTCACGAGTTGAACCGGTACATACCTACTGCAGCTGCATTTGGTGGTCTTTGTATAGGTGCTCTCTCAGTGTTAGCAGATTTTCTAG GTGCAATTGGTAGTGGCACTGGAATCTTGCTGGCAGTAACCATCATCTACCAGTATTTTGAGATCTTTGTGAAAGAACAGAGTGAAATGGGCGGTATGAGTACGTTGCTGTTCTAA